The genomic DNA CAGGTCCTGAAACTGAACGCGCACCATCGGTGGACAGGTGGAGTGCTGTGTTACAGCAACACGGCCGGATTCATTCGTGATGGAACCCGATCGGGGTATCGCCGCTGTGATGAGCTTCAAGTGTCCGCTCTGTGATATGCCGATCGAGTCGCAGGAGAAGCTGAAGCAACACATCAAGGTCACGCACAGCCACTACTACTACGATACGTATCTGTTTCCACCGGAAATGCTGTTCCCGGGTGCATCGTCCAGCGCCACAGCGAACGTGGAGGGTGTGATTAGCCACGAACCGGTAAGTGGACCGGAGGGGGAGttggggtggggggaggggggggtttGTGTCGAGAGGAAGGACCTTGAGTGAGGTGGTGGTTTGCTAAGTACGCTTCCCTTTTGTGTTCTCTGCTTGTAGCTCTCCACACAGGAAGTGACAATCGAGCAGGCGGAAGAAGAGTGCTGCACCTGCTGCGCTTACGAAGAGTCCGGACAGGGCGGCGACTGTGGCTTTTGTGACTGTGAGGACGACGCTCAGGGCGAGTGCGACGATTGTCTGGTGATGTGAATCACCGGGAATCATCCCTTTCACCGCTTCCATACCATTCCCTTTCCCCTGCAGCACGCCTTCCGGACCCATTCACCGCGCTCGGTGCCGTTCGCAGCGCTTCCGATAGTCTGGAAAGGCGGAAACGATGCTTCCCACAGCACAGTATTAAATCAATACGGATTCGACACCACACCCGGCATCTTGCCTCACCCGAACCGAACCCCGGATTTACATTGCCTGCGCTCGTAAAAGTGCCTACACAatcgttttccgtttttttctgcactttttgtttttgctacatCGACGCACACGAGAGTGTTGGGATGGAAATTTGCAACTGGCCGGGACGAAGGGTCGAAGACGCATCAATGCCGGAGCTGTAAGCGCCAACTGACAATTGCATCACCGGGAAAAATCTATTCCAAGCTCACGGAAAATGAAACAAGACTTTCGGGATACGCCAAGAACGTCCGCTTATCAAAGCGttatccaaaaacaaaaaagaagaagaaacacatAATGGAGGTAACCATGTGGCCAAAGATACAAATGCTTCCTTCTTCACCGATTGAAACCCTCCACGAAAGACTGTAAACGTCCCTGGTTTTTAGCCAACCGCTCcagtgtcacacacacacacacacagccacatctTCCCGATAagcaaaaagagagaaaagataCGAACCACCGATTAAGTGTTAAGATTTAGCGCCATACACGAGCTTTCTCAAAATTTCAACAGTCCGATGCAACGGAAGAACACGTGTTTTCCTCCCCCCCGTGACTAGCTTTAAGAGCCGGAACAGAACAGATTTCATTTACCGATTTCACTGTCACGCTAGCAAGTAGACTGAATGTTAGGGACTTTGGTTAAACTAGAAGGATTAGGTTTTAGTGTAGGACATAAGTAGTGCCGTcactttaacacacacacacacacacacttaagcGAGCAAACCAAACTTTTACTCCATCGGTAACGCCGGATGGGCGACGGGTAGGGTTTTAGTACCTTCGATGTTTGTACTGTATGGTATTATATATAGTTGATAGATGGCAAGAATGGCAATACTTAGACTAgtaggtacacacacacatacgacaCACCTAAAATGCACACAAGACATCATCATTAGCCTGCTCTGATACCGTACCGTATACTTCTAGCAGTCTTCTAGTGTAGCTAACGAAACAGATACTACTGGGTGGGGCTGGATCGGTTGACTTATCGTGGTCACTAAAGCAGGAAGGTGCCCGTTAACATGCCCGCGTGCAGCAAAAGCGTAGAGTACAAGACTGTAGTTGAACACACCTGTAGGCGCTGCAGGCCATGGCACCAAGTGCTGACAACAAAtgacacaacaacaacgtaGCTCCTTATCCTATCCTTCACACGGAATGGAATTGCATGCGCATGGTAGCTGTGTATTTGTTACCCGTGAACATTTGTGTATACTATTTGTGGTGATACGATAGGTTTTATGATGGTTCCAAATGTGCAGATTTTATaccttccccccccccgttacaaaccgtcgtcgttgttcTCGTTTTCGATTATCTAGTAGATCATCCAAACTGGCCTCCGTAAAGCAAACATACGAGCAATGGCTTAAGAGTGTAAGAGTAACCCTACTTTTTTAGCTACTTCTTAGCTTTACgctaagaaaagaaaagcaaaacaaaatagaaagGGAGTTACTATTCGGTGTATTATTACATGTTTTCCATGTTGTTGGTAGTTTTGCACTGGGAGAGAACAAACCAAacgcaccaaccaaccatcgatcacgATAGCTCCGAACCCTCCGACTTTGGTTACCAATCCCCGGAGGCACGCGCACAAGTGAAACAATTTTGGGAAACTAGCTGTCGGAATAGACGAAGAACGGATAGAGCACCTGCAATAATGCGATTGACAAGCAATTCGGTGTGTCCATCTGGTATGGAACACGCTGGTTAGGAAAGGGTGGAAATAGGGTTGAAATTGTGAAGGAATGAATAAAGAAGTATAGCAACAGTTTATTTTGAATGGGGCTTTTCATTGGTTTATTAACCGGCGTGGTTGTTCGGTGACATTTACAGCCAGTACTCTTCAGTGTATTATCTTTGGGAggtataaaaaaatgtttgattgCGTATTGCCTGCATTTAGGCACATTATTCCAGCGCGTTTCTTGCTAGCTTAATGGGTTTCGGATTTATCTCTTACTTTTTCTTGATCTGTTCAGGGTTGGGTGCGGGCTTCTCGATTACGTTcacaattcttcttcttctgtggcactacaacctcgagaagtctcggcctgccatttctggctttctgtgacttaattttacccgttgaaaagtagtcagcctttcgtacggggaggcggtctggatgggatttgaaccccggccctgccgtgtgaagacaggcgccgctgtcgcctcggccaccggaccgccccaaacgTTCACAGTTATGTACTTAAATTTAACAGCCACGTCAATAACAACTGGTTAGAAAAACAGCTTATTCAATGAGTAGCAAACATGGACTTAACAACGATAGCGTCTTATGTTTTTAATCAATGTCTCAACGTTAGCTACAGTGCCCCAAATGGACCAAATGGACCGTTCACCTTAGAATCGAGCAAATGATGGACTTTTGCTGATAGAAAACCCGTTCCCAAATGGCCGTAATCGACAAAATATTGCAGAAAGTCAGATTATTGCAAACCAGTCCAACGGTTGCTCTATCTCAAGGTGTCCGGATTTCCGTTTGTGGCACTGTTTTTGATGGGCTTGGTACAGGCTAGGCTTGACTCCTGGCTTACTAgtcttaatgataccacgtagttggatagtcagtcctcactgcggggagacgatctggatgggatttgaaccccagtcctgccgtatgaagggCGGCGCCATTGTCCGTAGTAGCATTATAGCCTGAAAAAGGCGaccataattaaaaatatttttatagaaattgcataaatttaggcgctGGTGATCCTACATTTTTTTAGATCCAATTTCTTCATAAATCCATGGAAgcatcgctcgctcgcttccgATTTCTACTTCTAAAACCTTACCTCTTGGCTCAGAAAATCCATTGATATAAGGTTATAAGAAAGATTAGTTGCCATCATCCTCAGCAATGAAATCAGTGCTGTTCGTCAGTTACTGTTACTTCAAACCAAAACTGGTGATAATCTTATAGAGGAAGGTAGCGTTTGACAAAAACGCCCCAAACATCACTATTTCTTCATCCTAGTTCAGAGGTCGTAGGAATTCCAAAATACCTTTAGATAGgcattatttatttcttgGGGATGATTTCTAAGCATTACAAGAAACTAGAAGCATAGCTCATATCTTCATAACCTCCACAATAGCAACAGAGCGCCTAAATGTGTGCAATTTACCGAACAAAATCACTTTCCTATAATTATCTGCCCCAGCTGTCCCTTGCGTTGTAATTGTCAATTAAGCAAACACGTTGCACTTACCAATTCCGCTGGAAAATCAACAACGTAAATGTCTTCCGTGAAAACATTGCTGCTagactttgtgtgtgtgtaattcgCAGCAAACTTTAATACAATCTCGATGGGAAAACTTTGTTCCGATTTCCCCGGAAAATTCAAATGAATCAGATCAGAATCGTCAAGCGTGAGTGAATTTAAGCGATTTTTGCCTGTATCAACgaaaacaaccaaccaagcgagtggggaaagaaaattgcaAACAATCATTCATCCCTTATCCTGTGCCCGATACCACTTGAGGCCAAAAGCGTTCGCCAGCAGCCGGCACCTCTTCAATATGGTAGTAACCCTTGCATGCGTGTTTGTTtcggaaaggaaaagttttctaGTTTAGTGGCATTTTACAGGGAAAAAGTGTGTCTCACAGGGGAACGACGCTATATATTTTGTGTGTCCCCGTGCACGATTACATCGGTCATTTATTTCTTCCCGACCACGATGGGTTTAGGGGAAAGTTTTCCCCCACCCGAATCGAACGCTTCCGGTTGCTTGCCCGATGATCGTGCAACCGGGAACGAATGCGTCGTCGTTTCGGATGGTCCACAGTCCACGGAGAAACACCAGACCCCCCTCCCGACAAAGTGACAAAGTTTGAATTGCCAGTTGTTCTAGCTGTATTTATGTGGTACTGGGGCCGGCACGGCACGTGtgccattgctggctgccTGTGGTCAGAAATCTGTTGTAATATTCATAGTTTTCCTCTTTCTGCATGAGCGGGTTCCGAACAGGATGAGCAAAGTTTTGTCCCACGATGGACACTTGAAGTTTGTCTAATTTTTCCACCCGAAGATACACGGTTTCGGATAAGCGATGCAACTCGGCGGAAAGAAATCCTAACCTCGTATGCGTACACTAGGATGCGGCAAGTACTAAAAAAGTACCATAAAATGCCAAATGTCAACCATATTCCCGGTAGCGTCCATTGTTATTTATGTTTGTTCGGGTGAGTTTGTCTCAGCCTCCTGCCACTGTTCCCTATTTGCCTACTGACCACAGCAAGCAAATGTTACTCTTTTGTGCCACGGGGGgcggaaaaaacaaaccccaagaacaaaacccccaaaaaaaaaacactcaaagaCAAAGAAATGTTCCTCATCCCAAAGCCCCGCAAAATacgacacacgcacgcataaaATGTGGTTGACAAATAAATCTCGCTTCGAACAAAAAGGCGCCCATCCCTAGGCGGTGTCAGCTATTGAAAGTGTGCCGAAGAAAGACACACCACCGTCTTGTGCAAACGCACGGAGAAAgtacgcaacaacaaaaaaaggcatggCAGTTTTGTCGGTGCTCTGTACCGTACTCCAACAGTTGGGTTTTTGGGCAATAAAATGTAACAAACTTTCCGATCATGATAATGACGCCGTTTCGATGTTTGGCGGTGCTTATGGGAGTTGTTTGTTGTGGGATCAAGTTCGAACAGTGCTGCGTAGTAGCTTTGCATTACAGCGTAGTGGTATTTATTGCGTACACGTGAAGGTTGCTTCccattggtttttttttaaggggagatttttttctctctaaagATACGTTTTAAAAACTGGTTTTAGTTTATGGAAGTTACAGAAAATGCGTCCGTTTGCCTGTGCGGAACGTTGGAGATGAATAGAAAACGCCAACGGCTACTGGATGCGTTTAAATGACAGCATTCTGCATGGTGCTAtgtaaattgcatacttttaggcgtggAAAGCAACAATGCTGGCAGATACATCGGAATCGCCTTTTTTGTG from Anopheles stephensi strain Indian chromosome 2, UCI_ANSTEP_V1.0, whole genome shotgun sequence includes the following:
- the LOC118505818 gene encoding uncharacterized protein LOC118505818; this encodes MEPDRGIAAVMSFKCPLCDMPIESQEKLKQHIKVTHSHYYYDTYLFPPEMLFPGASSSATANVEGVISHEPLSTQEVTIEQAEEECCTCCAYEESGQGGDCGFCDCEDDAQGECDDCLVM